One window of Zalophus californianus isolate mZalCal1 chromosome 3, mZalCal1.pri.v2, whole genome shotgun sequence genomic DNA carries:
- the LOC113920120 gene encoding gamma-crystallin A, which translates to MGKITFYEDRGFQGRRYECSSDHPNLQPYFSRCNSIRVDSGCWMLYEQPNYAGHQYFLRRGDYPDYQQWLGFSDSIRSCRAIPYTGSHRIRLYERDDYGGLVSELTEDCSCIHDRFRLNELRSLHVLEGCWVLYELPSYRGRQYLLRPGDYRRYHDWGATDARVGSLRRVIDLY; encoded by the exons ATGGGGAAG aTCACCTTCTACGAGGACCGCGGCTTCCAGGGCCGCCGCTACGAGTGCAGCAGTGACCACCCGAACCTGCAGCCCTATTTCAGCCGCTGCAACTCCATCCGCGTGGACAGCGGCTGCTGGATGCTGTATGAGCAGCCCAACTACGCAGGCCACCAGTACTTCCTGCGGCGCGGGGACTACCCCGACTACCAGCAGTGGCTGGGCTTCAGCGACTCCATCCGCTCCTGCCGGGCCATTCCTTAC ACCGGCTCCCACAGGATAAGGCTGTACGAGAGAGATGACTACGGGGGCCTGGTGTCTGAGCTCACCGAGGACTGCTCCTGCATCCACGATCGCTTCCGGCTCAATGAGCTCCGCTCGCTCCACGTGCTGGAGGGCTGCTGGGTCCTCTACGAGCTGCCCAGCTACCGGGGGCGGCAGTACCTGCTGAGACCGGGGGACTACAGGCGCTACCACGACTGGGGGGCCACGGACGCCCGAGTGGGCTCTCTGAGACGGGTCATCGATTTATACTAG